One Pseudonocardia sediminis DNA window includes the following coding sequences:
- a CDS encoding HD domain-containing protein codes for MAEVDQAAYALAEGLLAQQLPDRWLHVQAVASQARMIGAALECVDAARLVQAATLHDIGYSPELADTGFHPLDGARFLAARDFDPTVVALVAHHSSAVTEARLRGVEGLDSFTDDVTATRDALWYCDATTGPRGERFSPEDRWAEVRERYGPGHVVTQFLDEAGPALRAAVARTEERMLAANGAQST; via the coding sequence GTGGCGGAAGTGGATCAGGCTGCCTACGCGCTGGCGGAGGGCTTGCTGGCTCAGCAGTTGCCGGATCGCTGGCTCCATGTCCAGGCGGTCGCGTCGCAGGCACGGATGATCGGCGCCGCGTTGGAGTGCGTCGATGCGGCTCGTCTGGTCCAGGCCGCGACGCTCCACGACATCGGGTACTCACCGGAGCTGGCCGACACTGGTTTCCACCCGCTCGACGGTGCTCGGTTCCTTGCCGCTCGGGACTTCGATCCGACGGTGGTCGCACTGGTGGCGCACCACTCCAGCGCCGTCACCGAGGCCCGGCTACGCGGGGTCGAGGGCCTGGACTCGTTCACCGACGACGTGACCGCCACCCGGGATGCGCTCTGGTACTGCGACGCCACGACCGGCCCACGGGGTGAGCGCTTCAGTCCGGAGGACCGCTGGGCGGAGGTTCGCGAGCGCTACGGGCCGGGGCATGTGGTGACGCAGTTCCTCGACGAGGCGGGTCCGGCGCTGCGGGCTGCTGTCGCCCGCACCGAGGAGCGGATGCTCGCGGCGAACGGCGCTCAGTCGACGTGA
- a CDS encoding NUDIX hydrolase, producing the protein MTRTDYYDDPTAPKANSLVVAVVVVAVDDGRVLMIQRTDNGRWALPGGGQELGESVREAAIRETREETGIDVEVTGVVGIYSDPRHVIAYDDGEVRQEFALCLSARPTGGVPTPSDESHQVRWVPTDELDQLDAAESTLRRIRHAVDHNGPHVD; encoded by the coding sequence GTGACCAGGACCGACTACTACGACGACCCCACCGCACCGAAGGCCAACAGCCTCGTCGTGGCCGTCGTCGTCGTGGCCGTAGACGACGGCCGGGTCCTGATGATCCAACGCACCGACAACGGCCGATGGGCACTGCCCGGCGGCGGCCAGGAGCTCGGCGAGTCCGTTCGAGAAGCCGCCATCCGCGAAACCCGCGAAGAGACCGGCATCGACGTCGAGGTGACCGGCGTCGTGGGGATCTACTCCGACCCGCGCCACGTCATCGCCTACGACGACGGAGAGGTCCGCCAGGAGTTCGCTCTGTGCCTCAGCGCGAGACCAACCGGCGGAGTACCTACGCCGAGCGACGAAAGCCACCAGGTCCGGTGGGTGCCGACGGACGAGCTAGACCAACTCGACGCCGCGGAGTCGACACTTCGCCGAATCCGGCACGCCGTGGACCACAACGGGCCTCACGTCGACTGA
- a CDS encoding DUF5919 domain-containing protein, producing the protein MANDRLRDAINRSGLSVDDVAQKIGLDPKSIERWITQDRVPYPKNRHAIAALLRESESYLWPTAVSDEKATEVSGSEVVQVFPSRNAIPRDLWDRLLDQATGRVDILVYVGMFMTENPDLLPALTAKGAAGGRIRLLFGDPVSREIARRSADEGIGKNAIAAKIRNALAYFGRIADEPGVEIRCHGTTLYNSIYRYDDEMIVNPHVYGLTAPHAPALHLRRLSAGSLFETYSRSFDAVWETAKAPRW; encoded by the coding sequence ATGGCGAACGACCGGCTACGCGATGCGATCAACCGCAGCGGACTCAGCGTCGACGACGTCGCCCAGAAGATCGGCCTGGACCCGAAGTCGATCGAACGGTGGATCACCCAGGACCGGGTCCCATACCCGAAGAACCGGCACGCCATCGCCGCGCTGCTGCGCGAATCCGAGTCCTACCTCTGGCCCACCGCAGTCAGCGACGAGAAGGCCACGGAGGTCTCCGGTTCCGAGGTCGTGCAGGTCTTCCCCAGCCGCAACGCCATCCCGCGCGACCTCTGGGATCGACTGCTCGACCAGGCCACCGGCCGCGTGGACATCCTGGTCTACGTCGGCATGTTCATGACCGAGAACCCCGACCTACTCCCCGCGCTCACCGCGAAGGGAGCCGCAGGCGGGCGCATCCGGCTCCTGTTCGGCGACCCCGTCAGCCGAGAGATCGCCCGGCGCAGCGCCGACGAAGGCATCGGGAAGAACGCGATTGCGGCCAAGATCCGCAACGCCCTGGCCTATTTCGGGCGGATCGCCGACGAGCCTGGCGTAGAGATCCGCTGCCACGGCACAACCCTCTACAACTCGATCTACCGCTACGACGACGAGATGATCGTCAATCCGCACGTCTACGGGCTCACAGCCCCGCACGCCCCCGCGCTTCACCTTCGCCGGCTGTCGGCGGGATCACTGTTCGAGACCTACTCCCGCAGCTTTGACGCCGTGTGGGAGACAGCGAAGGCGCCTAGGTGGTAA
- a CDS encoding FtsK/SpoIIIE domain-containing protein, with protein MSELNPPTLSLHAVDGSPSPRLLVRPLAVLARMIDAAQARRDRRDPAGPSIWEPIHLGIREDGRPVRVPLIYRNMLLAGEPGAGKSVGLNNIVAHAALSMDCRLWLFDGKIVELGLWRSCADRFVANSLDDAIAALLDLQSEMDSRYAVLDDERRRKIARSDGVEPIVVVLDELAYFSATVGTKREQEAFSVLVRDVVARGRAAGIIVIAATQRPSADIIPTSLRDLFGYRWAFRCTTDTSSDIVLGHGWASRGYTAGSVAPEAKGIGFLLAEGGIPRRVKAAYLSDDEVYALADRAALRRLAAGLSTHAPAADAGPAGQPGGAS; from the coding sequence ATGTCTGAGCTGAACCCACCCACGCTCTCGCTGCACGCCGTCGATGGCAGCCCGTCGCCCCGGCTGCTGGTGCGTCCGCTGGCGGTGCTGGCTCGGATGATCGATGCGGCTCAGGCCCGCCGCGATCGCCGAGACCCTGCCGGGCCCTCGATCTGGGAGCCGATCCACCTCGGCATCCGCGAGGACGGACGCCCGGTCCGCGTCCCGCTGATCTACCGCAACATGCTCCTCGCTGGCGAACCCGGCGCCGGGAAGTCGGTGGGACTCAACAACATCGTCGCCCACGCGGCCCTGTCGATGGACTGCCGACTCTGGTTGTTCGACGGGAAGATCGTCGAACTCGGCCTGTGGCGCTCGTGCGCAGACCGGTTCGTCGCCAACAGCCTTGACGATGCCATTGCTGCCCTGCTCGACCTTCAGTCCGAGATGGACTCCCGTTACGCCGTCCTCGACGACGAGCGGCGCCGCAAGATCGCACGCTCCGACGGGGTCGAGCCGATCGTGGTCGTTCTCGATGAGCTGGCCTACTTCTCAGCCACCGTCGGCACCAAGCGCGAGCAGGAAGCTTTCTCGGTCCTGGTCCGGGATGTCGTCGCCCGTGGCCGCGCCGCCGGGATCATCGTCATCGCCGCAACGCAGCGCCCGTCCGCGGACATCATCCCGACCAGCCTGCGGGACCTGTTCGGCTACCGGTGGGCGTTCCGCTGCACCACCGACACCAGCTCGGACATCGTGCTCGGGCACGGCTGGGCCTCACGCGGCTACACCGCCGGCTCGGTCGCGCCGGAGGCGAAGGGGATCGGGTTCCTGCTCGCCGAAGGCGGCATCCCGCGCCGGGTCAAAGCCGCCTACCTCTCCGACGACGAGGTCTACGCCCTCGCCGACCGGGCCGCCCTGCGCCGCCTCGCGGCCGGTCTGAGCACCCACGCCCCGGCCGCGGATGCCGGGCCCGCCGGTCAGCCCGGAGGCGCGTCGTGA
- a CDS encoding helix-turn-helix domain-containing protein, which produces MVENDDYARFTRRILAAHARRIGSGDIEGLTDLSRLPTEIDAITADAVTGLRAAGFSWAEIAARLGTSRQAAHQRYGCSRP; this is translated from the coding sequence GTGGTGGAGAACGACGACTACGCCCGCTTCACCCGCCGCATCCTCGCCGCGCACGCCCGCCGGATCGGCTCCGGGGACATCGAAGGACTCACCGATCTGTCCCGCCTCCCCACCGAGATCGACGCGATCACCGCCGACGCAGTCACCGGACTGCGCGCCGCAGGGTTCTCCTGGGCCGAGATCGCCGCTCGTCTGGGCACCAGTCGGCAGGCCGCGCACCAGCGCTATGGCTGTAGCCGGCCATGA
- a CDS encoding replication initiator, with protein sequence MTSTARDRLTVDEIGARRRARLAREFSTADALARAGDEGYGRWLDHVSPAAGCAHPVKLSGTVYRVEQSTGRITSERHTSEMPDGLIYTACGNRRASVCPSCAETYRADTFQLVTAGLVGGKGTPASVAGHPTVFLTVTAPSFGAVHSHRTGSNGRLLPCHPRRDATLCEHGVAPACWERHAETDSVVGQPMCLDCYDHPHQAVWNMHVGELWRRTMIGANRDLRHLERLHKTRMRLSYTKVAEFQARGAVHLHALVRLDGRDPDNPLATLAPPPGISAGQLALLLRSAVGGTAFTTGPHPYRPAGWEITWGSQVDPRPIRLAAKDLDDQAEITTTAVAAYLAKYATKATETAGHLSTRLRPDTVRSYTDLATHTGRQIDACWRLGQRLRGYDAEEWATSWGRLWRWAHMLGFAGHFSTRSRRYSTTLTALRQARRDWQLAHATTGPADDVERLDDGQDTTEVVISSLQYAGIGWHTTADALLASTAAAQARDRRRTAREELTTATAG encoded by the coding sequence ATGACCTCGACCGCCCGTGACCGGCTGACCGTCGACGAGATCGGCGCGCGTCGCCGTGCCCGCCTCGCCCGCGAGTTCAGCACCGCCGACGCGCTCGCACGCGCTGGCGACGAGGGTTACGGGCGCTGGCTCGACCACGTGTCCCCGGCTGCTGGCTGTGCGCACCCGGTCAAGCTCTCCGGCACCGTCTACCGGGTCGAGCAGTCCACGGGCCGGATCACCTCGGAGCGGCACACCTCGGAGATGCCCGACGGGCTGATCTACACCGCCTGCGGCAACCGCCGCGCCTCTGTCTGCCCGTCGTGCGCCGAGACCTACCGGGCCGACACCTTCCAGCTCGTCACCGCCGGTCTCGTCGGCGGCAAAGGCACCCCCGCGTCGGTGGCCGGGCATCCGACGGTGTTCCTGACCGTCACCGCTCCCTCGTTCGGTGCGGTGCACTCTCACCGCACCGGCTCGAATGGCCGGCTGCTGCCGTGCCACCCGCGACGCGACGCGACGCTCTGCGAGCACGGTGTCGCTCCGGCCTGCTGGGAACGCCACGCCGAGACCGATTCCGTTGTCGGGCAGCCGATGTGCTTGGACTGCTACGACCACCCGCACCAGGCGGTGTGGAACATGCACGTCGGTGAGCTCTGGCGCCGCACGATGATCGGCGCCAACCGCGACCTGCGGCATCTCGAGCGCCTGCACAAGACCCGGATGCGGTTGAGCTACACCAAGGTTGCCGAGTTTCAGGCCCGGGGCGCCGTGCACCTGCACGCCCTGGTCCGCCTCGACGGCCGCGACCCCGACAACCCGCTCGCCACCCTGGCGCCGCCGCCCGGGATCAGCGCTGGACAGCTCGCGCTGCTGCTGCGCTCCGCCGTCGGCGGGACCGCGTTCACCACCGGGCCGCATCCCTACCGCCCGGCCGGATGGGAGATCACCTGGGGCTCCCAGGTCGACCCACGCCCGATCCGCCTCGCCGCGAAGGATCTCGACGACCAGGCCGAGATCACCACGACCGCCGTCGCCGCTTATCTCGCCAAGTACGCGACCAAGGCCACGGAGACCGCCGGGCATCTCTCGACCCGGCTGCGGCCGGACACGGTGCGGTCCTACACCGACCTCGCCACTCACACCGGTCGTCAGATCGACGCGTGCTGGCGCCTCGGGCAACGACTCCGCGGGTACGACGCCGAGGAGTGGGCGACGTCGTGGGGTCGGCTGTGGCGGTGGGCGCACATGCTCGGGTTCGCCGGGCACTTCTCGACGCGCTCGCGCCGGTACTCCACGACGTTGACCGCATTGCGGCAGGCCCGCCGTGACTGGCAGCTCGCGCACGCCACCACCGGCCCGGCCGACGACGTCGAACGCCTCGACGATGGCCAGG